A section of the Thermoanaerobaculia bacterium genome encodes:
- the acpS gene encoding holo-ACP synthase — MLGLGLDIVDRNRIVHLLERHGAAFLRRVFRDGEVRLGESASALARAAHVAGLFAAKEAAMKALGTGWSQGVGFLQIEVFRQPSGAPALRLHGEARRRADAMGAVQLWVSISHDGTNAVAVVILEGEPQ, encoded by the coding sequence ATCCTCGGACTCGGCCTCGACATCGTCGACCGCAATCGCATCGTGCACCTGCTCGAACGCCACGGTGCCGCCTTTCTCCGCCGGGTCTTTCGCGACGGCGAGGTGCGGCTCGGCGAGTCCGCCAGCGCACTCGCCCGGGCGGCGCACGTCGCCGGCCTCTTCGCCGCCAAGGAGGCCGCCATGAAGGCCCTCGGAACCGGCTGGAGCCAGGGCGTGGGATTCCTCCAGATCGAGGTGTTCCGTCAGCCCTCGGGAGCGCCGGCGCTGCGACTGCATGGCGAGGCGCGCCGTCGCGCCGACGCCATGGGCGCCGTACAGCTCTGGGTCTCCATCAGCCACGACGGCACGAATGCCGTCGCCGTCGTCATCCTGGAAGGCGAACCGCAATGA
- the lspA gene encoding signal peptidase II, translating to MNERAEATETTANRPSPSPDAPSGSSSAAVPEGAPEARGAAGARKSPYLLIGLAVLALDQWTKWLIEAHLPEQTSHEVIPGLLHISHVRNTGVAFGMFARDGRDGSSWVLSLFGLVALGLIAFLFHRTPAKDRGLLAALSLVLGGAIGNLFDRISSGAVTDFIAVYIGSYRWPDFNVADSAISVGLVVILLDSFRNRS from the coding sequence ATGAACGAACGTGCCGAAGCCACCGAAACGACCGCAAACCGCCCGTCGCCCTCCCCCGACGCGCCGAGCGGCTCCTCTTCGGCTGCCGTGCCGGAGGGGGCGCCTGAGGCTCGGGGCGCGGCCGGGGCGCGCAAGTCACCTTACCTGCTCATCGGGCTCGCCGTTCTGGCCCTCGATCAATGGACGAAGTGGCTCATCGAGGCGCATCTTCCCGAGCAGACCTCGCACGAGGTGATTCCGGGGCTCCTGCACATCTCGCACGTGCGCAATACCGGGGTGGCCTTCGGCATGTTCGCCAGGGACGGCCGAGACGGCAGCTCCTGGGTGCTGTCGCTCTTCGGCCTGGTGGCCCTGGGGCTCATCGCTTTCCTCTTTCACCGCACCCCGGCAAAGGACCGTGGCCTGCTCGCCGCGCTCTCCCTCGTCCTCGGAGGAGCGATCGGCAATCTGTTCGACCGGATCTCGAGCGGCGCGGTCACCGACTTCATCGCGGTGTACATCGGCAGCTACCGCTGGCCCGATTTCAACGTCGCCGACAGCGCCATTTCGGTCGGGTTGGTGGTGATCCTCCTCGACTCTTTCCGCAATCGGTCGTGA
- a CDS encoding RluA family pseudouridine synthase, with protein sequence MSEGTWQVGEDEAGARLDRAVAARLDLPRNQIQEWIRAGHLTVDGVAQPKAGHLLRAGECIAWKPPERGESRVVAEDGELRLLFLDDDLIVIDKPAGLTVHPGAGQSTGTLVHRLLGRFPEIAGVGGPGRPGIVHRLDKGTSGVMVIARTVGAYRALTADFASRRVEKRYLAIVHGAPKSLRGVIEAPIGRHASERKRMTVRTDGRPATTRYRTVASASGLALVELELLTGRTHQIRVHLKHIRHPIVGDATYGEARHRELASAPARTVRTFPRPALHSWRLAFAHPCSHAPLRFEAPLAADMLELWQSLAGAPPALPPDQA encoded by the coding sequence GTGAGCGAAGGTACCTGGCAGGTCGGCGAGGACGAGGCGGGGGCCCGCCTCGACCGCGCCGTGGCCGCACGTCTCGACCTGCCGCGCAACCAGATCCAGGAGTGGATCCGCGCCGGGCACCTGACGGTGGACGGAGTCGCGCAGCCCAAGGCGGGGCATCTCCTGCGCGCCGGCGAGTGCATCGCCTGGAAGCCGCCGGAGCGCGGCGAGTCGCGCGTCGTCGCAGAAGATGGCGAGCTTCGCCTGCTCTTTCTCGACGACGATCTGATCGTGATCGACAAACCGGCCGGACTCACGGTTCACCCCGGCGCCGGGCAATCCACCGGAACCCTCGTGCACCGTCTGCTGGGGCGCTTCCCGGAGATCGCCGGCGTCGGGGGACCCGGCCGGCCCGGGATCGTGCACCGCCTGGACAAGGGGACGAGCGGGGTGATGGTCATCGCACGCACCGTCGGGGCCTATCGCGCCCTGACGGCCGACTTCGCCTCCCGCCGGGTGGAAAAGCGCTACCTGGCGATCGTCCACGGCGCGCCCAAGTCGCTCCGCGGCGTCATCGAGGCCCCGATCGGCCGCCACGCCTCCGAGAGGAAGCGCATGACCGTCCGCACCGACGGACGCCCGGCCACGACTCGCTACCGGACGGTCGCCTCGGCCTCCGGCCTCGCGCTGGTCGAGCTCGAGCTGCTCACGGGCCGCACCCATCAGATCCGCGTGCACTTGAAGCACATCCGGCATCCGATCGTCGGCGACGCGACCTACGGCGAGGCCCGCCATCGCGAGCTGGCGAGCGCTCCGGCGCGCACCGTGCGGACCTTTCCGCGCCCGGCCCTGCACTCCTGGCGCCTCGCCTTCGCTCACCCGTGCAGCCACGCGCCGCTGCGTTTCGAGGCCCCCCTGGCGGCCGACATGCTGGAGCTCTGGCAATCGCTCGCCGGCGCCCCGCCGGCCCTTCCTCCCGACCAGGCCTGA